Proteins encoded together in one Bombyx mori chromosome 24, ASM3026992v2 window:
- the LOC101745958 gene encoding grpE protein homolog, mitochondrial, which yields MALKAYTFGRIAKYLADTTLRPNLTIKTFRPSVRALSAEKPAESESNDKLPATIEECHKQIESLTNEVNSIKEQFNDINDKYKRALADGENVRKRMLKQVEDAKSFAIQSFCKDLLEVADTLTAAAESIPEGAGAEAEGGALRALHDGVRLTRAQLGQVFARHGLVPVSPLREKFDPNLHEALFQQEVEGAESGTVVAVSKVGYKLHERCVRPALVGVAK from the exons ATGGCTCTAAAAGCTTATACATTTGGGAGAATAGCAAAATACTTGGCGGATACCACGCTGAGACCAAATCTAACGATCAAAACTTTCAG ACCATCCGTTCGTGCGCTCAGTGCAGAGAAGCCAGCCGAGTCGGAGTCAAATGACAAGCTCCCGGCCACCATAGAGGAATGTCATAAACAAATTGAAAGTTTGACTAATGAAGTTAATTCTATTAAAGAACAATTCAATGACATTAAT GACAAATACAAGAGAGCGTTAGCGGACGGCGAGAATGTACGGAAGAGGATGTTGAAACAAGTCGAAGACGCTAAGTCCTTTGCCATACAGAGCTTCTGCAAGGATCTGCTAGAG GTAGCAGACACATTGACGGCTGCAGCAGAGAGCATACCAGAGGGAGCGGGGGCGGAGGCCGAGGGCGGCGCCCTACGAGCCCTGCACGACGGTGTGCGACTCACGAGGGCTCAACTAGGACAG GTGTTCGCGCGGCACGGCCTGGTCCCGGTGTCTCCCCTCCGAGAGAAATTCGACCCGAATCTACATGAAGCATTGTTCCAGCAG GAAGTGGAGGGCGCCGAGTCAGGCACAGTGGTGGCCGTCAGCAAGGTCGGCTACAAACTGCACGAGAGATGCGTCAGACCAGCTTTGGTTGGGGTGgcgaaataa
- the LOC101745817 gene encoding pyridoxal phosphate phosphatase PHOSPHO2 — protein sequence MASVAFFDFDRTIVDDDSDATIINKLREKKPPPDWESSNHDWTPYMSDVFEHAYSAGLSEEDILSCIASMKPNLGVQQLIRTLSQQGWEIVVITDANSVFVNHWLTEHGLLQYITNVITNRAFWRHSRLYIEPYMKQTSCPRCPKNLCKSEALRRWCSEMPARRIVYVGDGRNDYCPATSLPPHATVFPRRGYPLDDLVKKTLSSPNPQVKAKVIPWDNCYRILQELYPDIMVDN from the exons ATGGCTTCTGTTGCTTTCTTTGATTTTGATCGTACAATAGTTGATGATGATTCTGATGCCacgataattaataaattaagagaGAAAAAGCCCCCGCCTGACTGGGAGAGCAGTAACCACGACTGGACTCCGTACATGAGTGAT GTATTTGAGCACGCATACTCAGCCGGTCTAAGCGAAGAGGACATCCTGTCGTGCATAGCGTCAATGAAACCGAACCTCGGGGTGCAGCAGTTGATCAGGACGCTGTCCCAACAGGGCTGGGAGATTGTGGTCATCACAGACGCGAATAGTGTCTTCGTCAATCATTGGCTGACGGAGCACGGGTTGTTG CAATATATAACGAATGTCATCACAAATCGTGCGTTCTGGAGGCACAGCCGTCTGTACATCGAGCCCTATATGAAGCAGACGTCCTGCCCCAGGTGCCCTAAGAACCTCTGCAAGAGCGAGGCCCTGAGACGCTGGTGCTCGGAGATGCCGGCCAGGCGTATCGTGTATGTAGGGGACGGGAGAAACGATTACTGCCCCGCCACGTCGCTGCCCCCACAC GCGACAGTGTTCCCCCGCCGCGGCTATCCACTGGACGACCTGGTGAAGAAGACGCTCTCGTCTCCCAACCCTCAAGTGAAGGCCAAAGTGATACCCTGGGACAACTGCTACAGGATACTCCAGGAACTCTACCCGGACATCATGGTGGATAATTAG